TATTCCCAATACTTTTCCGACTGTAGCGAAGACGAAGAGGGAATGAAGCGCTTTTTCAAGCAGTTCTCTTTCCCTGGTGGGATTGGTAGCCACTGCACCCCTGAAACTCCTGGCTCGATTCATGAAGGAGGTGAACTAGGTTACAGCATATCCCATGCTTATGGTGCAGCATTTGATAACCCCAACTTGATTGTTGTAGCACTGGCTGGGGACGGAGAAGCTGAAACAGGGCCTTTGGCAACCTCCTGGCATTCTAATAAATTCATCAATCCCATTCGTGACGGTGCAGTGTTACCTATTTTGCACCTGAATGGTTACAAAATTAACAACCCTACGATTTTGGCTCGTATCAGCCATGAAGAGCTAGAAGACTTGTTTCAGGGTTATGGCTACACTCCCTACTTTGTAGAAGGCTCTGATCCCGAAAGTATGCATCAGGCCATGGCCGCAACTTTAGATCATTGCATCTCAGAAATTCATAAAATTCAACAAGAAGCTCGTAGTAGTGGCATTCCTAAGCGTCCTCGCTGGCCGATGATTGTCATGCGTACTCCCAAGGGTTGGACAGGGCCTCAAGAAGTCGATGGACACAAAGTCGAAGGTTTCTGGCGCGCTCATCAAGTGCCAATGGGGGCAATGCATTCCAATCCAGAGCATGTCAGAATGCTAGAAGAATGGATGCGCAGCTACAAGCCTGAAGAATTGTTTGATGAAAATGGTACGTTATTCCCTGAAATTAAGGAAGTAGCGCCTACTGGCTCAAAACGTTTGGGTTCGACTCCCTACGCGAATGGTGGTGTGCTGCGTCGGGGACTGAAGCTACCTGACTTCCGCAAGTATGGCGTTGAACTGGAAAAGCCTGGAACAATTGAAGTTGAAAATAATAAGCCTCTGGGCGTTTTCTTGCGCGATGTTATCAAGTGCAACATGTCTAATTTCCGCGTGTTTGGCCCCGACGAGACTACCTCCAATAAGCTGAATGCTGTTTACGAAGGCAGTAAGAAGTTTTGGATTGCCGGATATTTACCAGAAGATGCTGACGGTGGTGAACTGTCACCCGACGGTCGTGTCATGGAAATTTTGAGTGAACACACCTTGGAAGGCTGGCTGGAAGGCTACTTACTCACCGGTCGTCACGGCTTCTTCTCTACCTATGAAGCCTTTGTCCACGTGATTGATTCGATGGTGAACCAACACGCCAAATGGCTGGAAATTAGCAAACACGTTAGTTGGCGCAAAGAAATTTCTTCACTCAACATCTTGATTACCTCTACGGTGTGGCGGCAAGATCATAACGGCTTCACTCATCAAGATCCAGGCTTTTTAGATTTGATTGTCAACAAGAGTGCAGACGTGGTGCGTGTGTATCTTCCCCCCGATGTCAACTCACTGTTGTCTGTTGCTGACCACTGTTTGCGGAGTCAGGACTATATTAATGTGATTGTATGTGACAAGCAAATGCACTTGCAGTACCATGACATGGAAGCTGCCGTCCGCAATTGCACTAAGGGCATTGATATCTGGGAATGGGCAAGTACAGATGCTGGTGCAGAACCAGATGTAGTGCTAGCCTGTGCAGGTGACATTACCACTCTAGAGGCATTAGCTGCATCAGTGTTATTGAGAGAAAATTTCCCTGAGTTGAAAATCCGGTTTGTGAACGTCATTGACTTGTTCAAGTTACAACCGAATACAGAACATCCTCACGGTTTGAGCGATCGCGATTTTGACAGTCTCTTCACCCTCGATAAGCCAGTTATTTTCAACTTCCACGGCTATCCTTGGTTGATTCATCGCCTAGCTTACCGCCGTCATAACCACAACAACATGCATGTACGTGGTTACAAAGAAAAAGGTAATATCAACACACCATTAGAGCTGGCGATCCAAAATCAGATTGATCGTTTCAGTATAGCGATCGATGTGATTGATCGGGTTCCAAAACTCCAAGTAGCAGGCGCTCACGTTAAAGAAATGCTCAAGGATGAGCAAATTTCCTGCCGTAACTACGCCTACGAACATGGTACTGATAAGCCCGAAATTGTGAATTGGAAGTGGCCTTACTAGTGAAGGATGAAGGGTGTAGACGAGGCAGTGCGGTGGACGGGTTTCCCGGCATAAAGCATCTGCCGTGCGCTCATAGGCTTCTCTTAGAGTAGGCTGAAGGGTGAAGAGTGAGTAAATATATTTTTTCCCTTCCCCCTTTCCCCTTTTCTCAACTCCTTGGTATAAAGTTATGACTTACGCAGACTTTCTGACTCGCTTGAATCCTAAAGCTATGATTGTTCCATCTGGAGCAAAGATCAAGATGAAAGACTTTGATCCAGACTATACGGGCAATTTTCAAAAAAGTGAAGCCCAAGAGTTATTACAAATCGGGGTCAAGGAGTTAGCGAAGTATCAGGATATACTTTATGCCCAAGATACCTATGCTTTGCTGATCATTCTTCAGGCTTTAGATGCTGCTGGTAAGGATGGCACAATCAAACATGTCATGTCGGGGATCAATCCTCAAGGTTGCCAAGTATTTAGTTTTAAAGCTCCCTCCGCAGAGGAATTAGATCACGACTATTTGTGGCGCTCATTCAAAGCTTTACCAGAAAGAGGACGTATCGGGATCTTCAATCGTTCTTACTACGAAGAAGTGCTAGTGGTGCGTGTACATCCCGAACTCCTTGCTAAGCAAAAATTGCCTCCTCAAACAAAAGACAAACACATTTGGCAGCAACGATTTGAAGAGATAAATAACTTTGAAAAATATCTCGTTAATAACGGCATTATCGTGCTGAAATTTTTTCTCAACCTCTCAAAAGAGGAACAAAAAAAGCGCTTTTTAAAGCGAATTGATCTGCCGGAAAAGAATTGGAAATTTTCCAGCAGTGATGTCAAAGAACGGCAATTTTGGGATGAATACATGCAGGCATACGAAGATGTCTTCAATCATACCAGTACAGAATGGGCGCCTTGGCATATTATCCCAGCAGATCATAAATGGTTTACCCGCATTGCTGTAGGCTACTTTATCTACCAAAAATTAAAATCCCTGAACTTGGCATATCCCAAAGTTAGTGAAGAACATTATGCACAATTGTTAAAAGCAAAGGAAATCCTCGAAACAGAGGAAGGCTAAAGGGAAGGGTGAATACCATTTCACTATAAGTCCGATAGATTTGGCGACTAAAAGACGAGGAGGACAAGGAAGACAAACAAGAGGATTTGTATCAATCAATATTGTGAAATGGTATCAGGGGATTTTATTCTCCTCTACCCTTTCCCTTTTAACCTTTTCCATTGTCCAAACTTCTGTAAGAAGTCATTTCACGGTATTCTGGACGTAGCCAAACCATAGCAGCATAGGTCGAGCGCCAATGCAGACAACAGCAGCAGAACAAATCAATCCCTTGGCTGGCAAACCTGCTCCAGCCGATATTTTGATTAATGTCGAACAGCTTTTGGATCAGTACTACACGGTTCATCCTGATCCTGATAATCCACTACAACGCGTTAGTTTTGGTACATCAGGTCATCGTGGTTCTTCTGTCAATGGTACATTCAATGAAGACCATATTTTAGCCGTATCTCAGGCGGTTGTGGAGTATCGCCAAAGTCAGGGTATTAATGGGCCGCTGTACATGGGTATGGATACACATGCACTCTCGGCTCCTGCCCAAAAGTCTGCGTTAGAAGTGCTAGCAGCTAATAATATAGAAGTTCACATTGCTGCGGGCGAAGGTTACGCACAATACACGCCTACACCAGCAGTATCTCATGCCATTCTTTGCTATAACAAAGGTAGAACTAGTGGATTAGCAGATGGGATCATTATTACCCCATCCCATAACCCACCCAGTGATGGTGGTTTTAAATATAACCCACCTTCTGGTGGCCCGGCGGAGCCAGAGATTACTAAATGGATTCAAACTCGCGCCAATGAGTTAATGGCAAATCAAAACCGGGATGTGAAGCGCATTCCCTATGAATCTGCTATCAAGGCAGCCACGACTCACTATTTTGACTTTATTACTCCCTATGTCAACGATTTAGAAAACATTATCGACATTGAGGTCATCAAATCCTCTGGTATCCGTATTGGCGTTGATCCCTTAGGTGGCTCGAATATTGCCTACTGGCAGCCGATCGCTGAACGCTATGGTTTAAATATCACCGTAGTTAACAACACTGTTGATCCGACTTTCCGCTTCATGAGCGTAGATTGGGACGGCAAGATCCGCATGGACTGTTCATCACCGTACGCTATGGCCAGCTTAGTCAAGATTAAGAATGACTACGATATCGCCTTTGGCAATGACACAGACTCTGATCGCCACGGAATCGTCACCCCCAGCGTCGGCTTAATGAACCCCAACCACTTCCTGTCTGTAGCAATTTGGTATTTATTTACTAATCGTAGTGGCTGGTCGGCAACAAGTGCGATCGGCAAAACTTTGGTCAGTAGTAGCATGATTGACCGAGTTGGTACAGACATCAGGCGGCGGGTATGTGAAGTACCTGTCGGCTTTAAGTGGTTTGTAGACGGTTTGCTTGATGGTTCCTTTGGCTTTGGCGGTGAAGAAAGTGCTGGTGCTTCTTTCTTGCGTCAGGATGGAACTGTCTGGACAACCGATAAAGATGGTATAATATTAGACTTATTAGCAGCAGAAATTACGGCGCGTACAGGTAAAGACCCTGGCTTGCACTATCAAGACTTAACTGCGAAACTGGGCAAACCATTCTACAAGCGGATCGATTCTCCCGCTTCACCAGAACAAAAAGCGCGTCTAGGCAAACTCGCACCGGAAGATGTGAAAGCATCTACTCTTGCTGGCGATCCCATTACTGCCAAATTAACCAACGCTCCTGGTAACAATGCGCCAATTGGTGGATTGAAGGTCACGACTGAAAATGGCTGGTTTGCTGCTCGTCCCTCTGGTACAGAGAATGTATGCAAGGTTTATGCTGAAAGCTTTAAGAGCGAAGCTCATCTAGAGGAGATTTTGCAAGAAGCAACACAAATTGTTGCTAATGTCGTTTAGTTGTTGCACCTTTAGAAGATTGCAATCAAAACTAGTTGCCGCTCTAGAATCAAATTAGGGCGGCAA
Above is a genomic segment from Fischerella sp. JS2 containing:
- the pgm gene encoding phosphoglucomutase (alpha-D-glucose-1,6-bisphosphate-dependent), with protein sequence MQTTAAEQINPLAGKPAPADILINVEQLLDQYYTVHPDPDNPLQRVSFGTSGHRGSSVNGTFNEDHILAVSQAVVEYRQSQGINGPLYMGMDTHALSAPAQKSALEVLAANNIEVHIAAGEGYAQYTPTPAVSHAILCYNKGRTSGLADGIIITPSHNPPSDGGFKYNPPSGGPAEPEITKWIQTRANELMANQNRDVKRIPYESAIKAATTHYFDFITPYVNDLENIIDIEVIKSSGIRIGVDPLGGSNIAYWQPIAERYGLNITVVNNTVDPTFRFMSVDWDGKIRMDCSSPYAMASLVKIKNDYDIAFGNDTDSDRHGIVTPSVGLMNPNHFLSVAIWYLFTNRSGWSATSAIGKTLVSSSMIDRVGTDIRRRVCEVPVGFKWFVDGLLDGSFGFGGEESAGASFLRQDGTVWTTDKDGIILDLLAAEITARTGKDPGLHYQDLTAKLGKPFYKRIDSPASPEQKARLGKLAPEDVKASTLAGDPITAKLTNAPGNNAPIGGLKVTTENGWFAARPSGTENVCKVYAESFKSEAHLEEILQEATQIVANVV
- a CDS encoding phosphoketolase family protein, which produces MVATPSKPTAEEISSISCYGKARSTVDGAPLSSDELRKMHAFWRAANYLAIGMIYLRDNPLLKEPLKPENIKHRLLGHWGSSPGISFLYTHLNRAIKKFDQDMLYIVGPGHGAPGFLGPCYLEGSYSQYFSDCSEDEEGMKRFFKQFSFPGGIGSHCTPETPGSIHEGGELGYSISHAYGAAFDNPNLIVVALAGDGEAETGPLATSWHSNKFINPIRDGAVLPILHLNGYKINNPTILARISHEELEDLFQGYGYTPYFVEGSDPESMHQAMAATLDHCISEIHKIQQEARSSGIPKRPRWPMIVMRTPKGWTGPQEVDGHKVEGFWRAHQVPMGAMHSNPEHVRMLEEWMRSYKPEELFDENGTLFPEIKEVAPTGSKRLGSTPYANGGVLRRGLKLPDFRKYGVELEKPGTIEVENNKPLGVFLRDVIKCNMSNFRVFGPDETTSNKLNAVYEGSKKFWIAGYLPEDADGGELSPDGRVMEILSEHTLEGWLEGYLLTGRHGFFSTYEAFVHVIDSMVNQHAKWLEISKHVSWRKEISSLNILITSTVWRQDHNGFTHQDPGFLDLIVNKSADVVRVYLPPDVNSLLSVADHCLRSQDYINVIVCDKQMHLQYHDMEAAVRNCTKGIDIWEWASTDAGAEPDVVLACAGDITTLEALAASVLLRENFPELKIRFVNVIDLFKLQPNTEHPHGLSDRDFDSLFTLDKPVIFNFHGYPWLIHRLAYRRHNHNNMHVRGYKEKGNINTPLELAIQNQIDRFSIAIDVIDRVPKLQVAGAHVKEMLKDEQISCRNYAYEHGTDKPEIVNWKWPY
- a CDS encoding polyphosphate kinase 2 family protein: MTYADFLTRLNPKAMIVPSGAKIKMKDFDPDYTGNFQKSEAQELLQIGVKELAKYQDILYAQDTYALLIILQALDAAGKDGTIKHVMSGINPQGCQVFSFKAPSAEELDHDYLWRSFKALPERGRIGIFNRSYYEEVLVVRVHPELLAKQKLPPQTKDKHIWQQRFEEINNFEKYLVNNGIIVLKFFLNLSKEEQKKRFLKRIDLPEKNWKFSSSDVKERQFWDEYMQAYEDVFNHTSTEWAPWHIIPADHKWFTRIAVGYFIYQKLKSLNLAYPKVSEEHYAQLLKAKEILETEEG